The Anolis carolinensis isolate JA03-04 chromosome 2, rAnoCar3.1.pri, whole genome shotgun sequence genome has a window encoding:
- the LOC134296646 gene encoding uncharacterized protein LOC134296646, giving the protein MFMFPTVKVPGDTTESLVCSFRSGCGELTLSQENGHHPAVAVRCNMQVEDEELLGAGGGRSERATPETDAEFHQLAALASSTAYAQPNGVTQRRGVVRGDSTGGEEGSPSPGPQKMVFLEERMSAMETTLAVMSRAMERLAVLAEPERGRELRASSMWDVSMGSSQGFADLPAPKGREMRKEPGARPKIQTSLTRVEESDDEGEKPPRIPATLPTETLVPLANAGRGTGQREAAAGPTGPQGGLRRAENWGLPPQGPLPRREELRIEFGGESSELDFFLTTVRGYMEDNAHTFRTESSRVRAIGAVLKRGAASWYVQLHARRDPCLGSLRRFMGALETRFRDPLEQIRAREELKTVSQGQRSVSEYAEEFQCLAEKVPEWSAVTKIELFKEGLRREILSWAVHRDEPDTLRGWIQLAGRIETSLAQARRHRGGLQQRPQMKEGSRKEGSTPAGRRTEPTGNVSTSRRGCFVCGRLGHRAAECWQRKGEGGGPPKPRAVAGKRAEEEPPMRHHSGGLDEGEEDAMSEPCY; this is encoded by the exons atgttcatgtttcctacagtaaaagttcctggtgataccacagagagtctcgtgtgttcattcaggagcggctgtggtgagctgacactaagccaagaaaacggacaccatcccgctgtagcggtgaggtgtaacatgcaagtggaggatgaagagctcttgggcgccggaggaggaaggtcggaaagggccactcccgagacggacgctgagttccaccagctggcggccctggcgtcatccaccgcttatgcccagccaaatggggtaacccagaggcgcggagtggtgcggggagatagcaccggaggagaggaaggttcaccttccccaggcccgcaaaagatggtgtttctggaggagaggatgtcggcgatggagaccaccctggcagtgatgtcgagggcgatggagcgcctggcggttttggcggagccggagcgaggaagggaactccgggctagctcaatgtgggacgtgagcatgggaagcagccagggctttgcagacctcccagcaccgaagggaagggaaatgcgaaaggagcccggtgcccggcccaagatccaaacgagcctgacgcgggtggaggagagtgacgacgaaggggaaaagcctccgagaatcccggctacgctcccaactgagaccctggtgcccctggcgaatgccgggcgtggcacaggacaaagggaagcagcagcggggcccactggcccgcaagggggcttgcgacgggcggagaattggggattgccaccacagggacccctaccgagacgagaggaactaaggatcgagtttgggggagagtcctctgaactggattttttcctgaccacggtgaggggctatatggaggacaatgcccacacttttagaacggaatccagccgggtacgggccattggtgcagtgttgaagaggggagcggccagctggtacgttcaactacacgcgcggcgcgacccatgtctggggtcactccgacgctttatgggggccctggagacccgtttccgagatccactggagcagatccgggcgagggaggagttgaagaccgtctcccaggggcagaggtcggtatctgagtatgcggaggagttccaatgcctcgctgaaaaggtgccggaatggtctgcagtgacaaagatagaactcttcaaagaggggctcaggcgggagatcctctcctgggcggtgcatcgtgatgagcctgacacactgcgcggatggattcagctggcggggcgcatcgagacatcgctggcccaggcgaggaggcaccgaggagggctacagcagcggccgcagatgaaagaggggagccggaaggagggatcaaccccagccgggaggagaacggagccgacagggaacgtgagcaccagcaggaggggctgcttcgtgtgcggccgtttgggccacagggctgccgagtgctggcagagaaaaggggaaggcggaggcccgcccaaaccaagagccgtggcagggaaacgcgccgaggaagaaccaccgatgaggcaccactcgggggggttg gacgaaggggaggaggacgccatgtcagaaccctgctactag